DNA from Bacillota bacterium:
TTGGCTTACTATGTCTTGCACGATCGCCGCGGCCAGATGCGTCTTCCCGCGTCCGGTATCGCCCACTAAGAACAGACTCCGGCCGCTTTGGCAGTGAGCAGCAAAATTATGGGCATAAGATCGGGCTGCTTCAAAGGACGGACGATTGAGTTTAGTCACGGTAAAGTTCTCGAAAGTACGGCTGCGGAATTTCTTCCTCAGGCCGGTGGCGGCCAGTCTTTTTTTCAGTTGTTTTTTTCTGGCCTCCTGACGTCTTGTTTCCACACAGGCACAAGGGGCAACTGTGATAGCCCCGTCTTGCTCTTGATAGATTTTCTCCAGATCTAGGCAGCGCTGGCAATAGTAGCTGCCCGGCGAATAAAACCGCCAGTAGCTGTCTCTCCCGGCTTCAAAGCGGACATAGTGCCCCGGACGCGGATCAGGGATCTCACCGGACTGCATGGCCCATCGTTCCCGCTTAATCTGCTCCACCCGGGCCAGAATGTCCTCCTTATTCGTCTCCCAAGGTAGAACGTCGGTAGAAGCGGTAGTATTCGTCAGCGCGGATGTCAAAAGGCCGGTCAGTTTCTCCATGATAACCAAACTCCTTAAGTAGCTCCTCTCCCACCGGGGGATCGGCGGCCGCCAGTCGTTTTAGTACCCAGCGGGGCACACCATATTCCTGCCAGTTGAAAAACAAGTTTTCTATATAACGTACTGAACGCACATCGCGCAGCATGGCATAGTGAATTGCCAGCGCGAGTATCTTCAAATCCCGCTTGCTCTTGGCTTCGGCTGGAAGGCTATATAGCCGCTCATACCACAGGGGACTAAGCCGCCCCAGCTTTTCTTCCACCAACCGGGAAATAAGCTGCACTGTTTTCTTCTCCAGCTCTTCCATGAGCATCACCTCTTTAGGCAGCACCCGGTAAAGCCACTGTATTGGTCTCTAAAATACTTCTACTTGAAGTCTTGGAACTCCTGTCTATCTATGGTACCGGGTCGAAGGCCAGATCGTGGAACATAGTGTAGTCCTGCAAGAAGGCTAGTCTTACATCGCCGGTGGGGCCGTTCCGTTGCTTGGCCACAATAACTTCGGCAATGCCTTTCCGGTCGGAATCAGGGTTGTAGTATTCGTCCCGGTATATAAAAGCTACCAAATCAGCGTCCTGCTCGATGGCACCGGATTCCCTTAAATCGGACAGCACCGGACGTTTGTTCTGTCGCTGTTCCACCGCCCGGGATAACTGGGACAGGGCCACCACCGGGCACTTCACTTCCCGAGCCAGCGCCTTGAGCGAACGCGATATGTCCGAGATCTCCTGCTGCCGGCTGTCGCTACTCCGGCCATGGCCGGCAATGAGCTGCAAATAGTCCACAATTACCAGCCCCGGACCCTGTTCTTGCACCAAGCGCCGGGTTTTGGCTCTGATATCCATGGCGGTGAGCACCGGACTGTCATCGATAAAAATAGGCACCTCGGACAGGCGGCCCATGGCCGCCACCAACCGGGGCCAATCCTCTTCGTCTAAATCGCCGGTTCTAAGCTTCTGACCGGGGATGCGCGCCTCGGCGGACAACAACCGCTGTACCAATT
Protein-coding regions in this window:
- a CDS encoding DnaD domain protein, translating into MLPKEVMLMEELEKKTVQLISRLVEEKLGRLSPLWYERLYSLPAEAKSKRDLKILALAIHYAMLRDVRSVRYIENLFFNWQEYGVPRWVLKRLAAADPPVGEELLKEFGYHGETDRPFDIRADEYYRFYRRSTLGDE
- a CDS encoding ATP-binding protein, encoding MEKLTGLLTSALTNTTASTDVLPWETNKEDILARVEQIKRERWAMQSGEIPDPRPGHYVRFEAGRDSYWRFYSPGSYYCQRCLDLEKIYQEQDGAITVAPCACVETRRQEARKKQLKKRLAATGLRKKFRSRTFENFTVTKLNRPSFEAARSYAHNFAAHCQSGRSLFLVGDTGRGKTHLAAAIVQDIVSQGYKVAFVVTMELLSDIRATYQSEAKTEWQVLEPLKNVDLLVLDDISALDQYSDWEKGKIYELINMRYEAEKPLVVTCNKMVGWVKERLGEKVVDRLLEMCGDLVQVDGENYRKRIADRARRQDD